One segment of Synechococcus sp. A15-24 DNA contains the following:
- the hemH gene encoding ferrochelatase produces the protein MSRVGVVLLNLGGPERIQDVGPFLYNLFADPEIIRLPSPALQKPLAWLISTLRSGKSQEAYRSIGGGSPLRRITEQQARELQSLLRHRGLDATTYVAMRYWHPFTESAVADMKADGMDEVVVLPLYPHFSISTSGSSFRELQRLRQGDAAFEQLPIRCIRSWFDHPGYIKAMAELIAEEVRNSDDPEKAHVFFSAHGVPKSYVEEAGDPYQQQIEACTDLIMKSLAEHMGHANPHTLAYQSRVGPVEWLKPYTEEALEQLGEAKTNDLVVVPISFVSEHIETLEEIDIEYRELATEAGVVNFRRVRALDTYPPFIEGLADLVTSSLEGPEVSLDAAAELPTKVKLYPQEKWEWGWNNSSEVWNGRLAMLGFSAFLLELISGHGPLHALGLL, from the coding sequence ATGTCCCGCGTCGGCGTCGTCCTGCTGAATCTGGGGGGACCCGAACGCATTCAGGATGTCGGACCGTTTCTCTACAACCTGTTTGCTGACCCGGAGATCATCCGGCTACCCAGCCCCGCCCTGCAGAAGCCCCTGGCCTGGTTGATCAGCACCCTTCGCAGCGGTAAATCCCAGGAGGCCTATCGCTCCATCGGCGGCGGATCACCCCTGCGCCGGATCACCGAACAGCAGGCCCGGGAGCTGCAGAGTCTGCTGCGGCACCGCGGACTGGATGCCACCACCTACGTCGCGATGCGGTACTGGCATCCGTTCACGGAATCCGCCGTGGCTGACATGAAGGCGGATGGCATGGATGAGGTGGTGGTGCTGCCGCTCTATCCCCACTTCTCCATCAGCACCAGCGGCTCCAGCTTCCGGGAACTGCAGCGGCTGCGTCAGGGCGATGCAGCCTTCGAACAGCTTCCGATCCGCTGCATCCGCAGTTGGTTTGACCACCCCGGCTACATCAAGGCGATGGCCGAGCTGATCGCCGAAGAGGTGCGCAACAGCGACGACCCGGAAAAGGCCCATGTCTTTTTCAGTGCCCACGGCGTGCCCAAGAGCTACGTGGAGGAAGCCGGTGATCCCTATCAGCAGCAGATCGAGGCCTGCACCGATCTGATCATGAAATCCCTGGCGGAGCACATGGGCCATGCCAACCCCCACACCCTCGCGTATCAGAGCCGAGTGGGTCCGGTGGAATGGCTGAAGCCCTACACCGAGGAGGCGCTCGAGCAACTGGGGGAGGCCAAGACCAACGATCTAGTGGTGGTGCCCATCAGTTTCGTCAGCGAGCACATCGAAACACTCGAGGAGATCGACATCGAATACCGGGAGCTTGCCACCGAAGCCGGTGTGGTCAATTTCCGCAGGGTGCGTGCCCTTGATACTTACCCTCCCTTCATCGAGGGGTTGGCGGATCTGGTGACCAGCAGCCTGGAGGGGCCTGAGGTGAGCCTCGACGCAGCGGCTGAACTGCCCACCAAAGTGAAGCTCTACCCCCAAGAAAAGTGGGAATGGGGCTGGAACAACAGTTCCGAGGTTTGGAACGGACGCCTGGCCATGCTCGGTTTTTCCGCGTTTCTGTTGGAGCTGATCAGCGGCCATGGCCCGCTGCATGCCCTCGGTTTGCTCTGA
- a CDS encoding site-specific integrase: MDLRNSLNALNAQLAVQGTRLRIEQRGQGLNLRGPLPLRDEPSKTKVQRISLGLRADAAGLQEAKETLDQVQRQLDRDRFNWEDWQTTPRGSTGTGADAAIGSFEQAFFNDPRRRRAAAGSRTTWSGAYLPYLRRLRHLSGEAPLNAALLLQTLRSYEDGSRSRQQCSTALAALAQHLGLALPEDWRQEAGGYGLHRARFRQLPTDAQILEAVLRIPNPRWRLAYGLMATYGLRNHEVFFCDLSALAEHGDRVIRVLPNTKTGEHQVWPFQPEWVDRFSLTSLGSREEALPQIQTDLRRTTLQQVGRRVSEQFRRYGLPITPYDLRHAWAVRTIHIGLPDTVAARMMGHSVAIHTRTYHHWITRRDQQQAVDAALARQQA, translated from the coding sequence ATGGACCTTCGCAACAGCCTGAATGCCCTCAACGCGCAGCTGGCTGTCCAGGGGACACGGCTGCGCATCGAGCAACGTGGCCAGGGCCTCAACCTGAGGGGACCGCTGCCGCTGCGGGACGAGCCATCCAAAACCAAGGTGCAGCGCATCAGCCTGGGGCTACGGGCCGATGCCGCTGGCCTGCAGGAGGCCAAGGAAACCCTGGATCAGGTTCAACGGCAGCTGGATCGTGACCGCTTCAACTGGGAGGACTGGCAGACCACGCCGCGCGGATCCACCGGAACCGGTGCAGACGCAGCGATCGGCTCCTTCGAACAAGCCTTTTTCAACGACCCCCGCCGCCGCCGCGCCGCCGCCGGCAGCCGCACCACCTGGAGTGGGGCCTACCTCCCCTATCTCAGACGCCTGCGCCACCTCAGCGGTGAAGCACCCCTCAACGCTGCATTGCTGCTGCAAACCCTGCGCAGTTATGAGGATGGAAGCCGCAGCCGCCAGCAGTGTTCCACGGCCCTCGCGGCCCTGGCCCAGCATCTCGGCCTTGCCCTGCCGGAGGACTGGCGACAGGAAGCCGGCGGCTACGGGCTGCACCGGGCACGCTTTCGGCAGCTGCCGACAGACGCGCAGATCCTCGAAGCGGTGCTGCGGATCCCCAACCCCCGATGGCGGCTGGCCTACGGCCTGATGGCCACCTATGGATTACGCAACCATGAGGTGTTTTTCTGCGATCTCAGTGCCTTGGCCGAGCACGGTGACCGGGTGATCCGGGTGCTGCCCAACACCAAAACAGGTGAACACCAGGTGTGGCCGTTCCAGCCGGAGTGGGTGGACCGCTTCAGCCTCACCAGCCTGGGAAGCCGTGAAGAGGCACTGCCGCAGATCCAGACCGATCTGCGCCGCACCACCCTGCAGCAGGTGGGGCGACGGGTGAGTGAACAGTTCCGCCGTTATGGCTTGCCGATCACCCCCTACGACCTGCGCCATGCCTGGGCGGTGCGCACCATCCACATCGGACTTCCCGATACCGTTGCCGCCAGGATGATGGGACACTCCGTGGCGATTCACACCCGCACGTATCACCACTGGATCACCCGGCGTGATCAGCAGCAGGCGGTGGATGCAGCCCTGGCACGCCAGCAGGCCTGA
- a CDS encoding class I SAM-dependent methyltransferase — translation MSSFLRPLAYRHRWIYDLVTAVSSLSVGGVERLRGLGLEALGPHLSPDAAVLDLCCGSGEAAAPWLEAGYRVTGLDISPRALALAAQRHPAMTRVEGLAEDPPLADASFAAIQLSVALHEFPRTDREAVLRSCLRLLQPGGWLVVVDLHPAGPWLRLPQQLFCALFETDTATAMLEDDLPAQLKQLGFSAVNQELLAGQALQRITATRSADSTPS, via the coding sequence ATGAGCTCCTTTCTGCGGCCACTAGCCTATCGGCATCGCTGGATCTACGACCTGGTGACGGCCGTCTCGTCGTTGAGTGTCGGCGGGGTGGAGCGGTTGCGCGGGCTTGGGTTGGAGGCTTTAGGCCCCCATCTGAGCCCGGACGCCGCCGTGCTGGACCTCTGCTGCGGCAGTGGCGAGGCGGCCGCCCCCTGGCTGGAGGCCGGCTACCGCGTGACAGGGCTCGACATCTCACCCCGTGCCCTTGCCCTGGCGGCGCAACGGCATCCCGCGATGACCCGGGTGGAGGGATTAGCGGAAGACCCACCACTGGCGGATGCAAGCTTCGCGGCCATCCAGCTGAGTGTGGCCCTGCACGAATTCCCGCGAACCGACCGGGAGGCGGTGCTGCGCAGCTGTCTGCGGCTGCTGCAACCCGGTGGCTGGCTGGTGGTGGTGGACCTGCACCCAGCAGGGCCATGGCTGCGGCTGCCGCAGCAGCTGTTCTGTGCGTTGTTTGAAACCGATACCGCCACCGCCATGCTGGAGGACGACCTCCCCGCACAGCTGAAGCAACTGGGTTTCTCTGCCGTGAACCAGGAGCTGTTGGCGGGTCAGGCTTTGCAACGCATCACCGCAACCCGTTCCGCAGACAGCACGCCCTCATGA
- the cobO gene encoding cob(I)yrinic acid a,c-diamide adenosyltransferase: MSSSDLDQSAAELGMGGNLAPETDDAGYRKRMERRQQVQKQRVEERNKEKGLVLVFTGQGKGKTTAGLGLVLRSLGHGERVAIVQFIKGGWEPGEARALKAFGDQVSWHALGEGFTWETQDRERDQQLVEEAWQTALGYLRDGAVKLVLLDELNVALKLGYINAETVIDGLNERPELTHAAVTGRGAPAALVERADLVTEMTLVHHPFREQGVKAQAGIEY; this comes from the coding sequence ATGAGCAGCAGTGACCTCGATCAATCCGCCGCCGAACTGGGCATGGGAGGCAATCTCGCCCCTGAAACCGACGATGCCGGTTACCGCAAGCGGATGGAACGGCGCCAGCAGGTGCAGAAACAACGGGTGGAAGAACGCAACAAAGAAAAGGGATTAGTGCTGGTGTTCACCGGCCAGGGCAAGGGCAAAACCACCGCTGGGCTGGGGCTGGTGTTGCGCAGCCTGGGCCATGGCGAGCGGGTGGCGATCGTGCAGTTCATCAAGGGGGGATGGGAACCCGGCGAAGCACGGGCGCTGAAAGCCTTCGGCGATCAGGTGAGCTGGCATGCCCTTGGCGAAGGGTTCACCTGGGAAACCCAGGACCGGGAACGGGATCAACAGCTGGTGGAAGAGGCCTGGCAGACCGCCCTGGGGTACCTGCGTGATGGTGCCGTGAAGCTGGTGCTGCTGGACGAGCTGAATGTGGCCCTGAAGCTGGGCTACATCAATGCCGAAACGGTGATTGACGGTTTGAACGAGCGCCCGGAGCTCACTCATGCGGCAGTGACCGGCCGCGGGGCGCCGGCAGCCCTGGTGGAGAGAGCTGATCTGGTGACGGAGATGACCCTGGTGCACCACCCGTTCCGCGAGCAGGGCGTCAAGGCCCAGGCCGGCATCGAATACTGA
- the pyrH gene encoding UMP kinase, whose protein sequence is MTYSRVLLKLSGEALMGTQGYGIDPAIVNSVASDVAKVVAGGTELAIVVGGGNIFRGLKGSAAGMERATADYVGMLATVMNAITLQDGLERAGVPTRVQTAIAMQEVAEPYIRRKAMRHLEKGRVVVFGAGCGNPFFTTDTTAALRAAEINADVVFKATKVDGVYDKDPAKHADAVKHAHLTYQDVLSGELAVMDSTAIALCKDNNIPIVVFNLFEPGNIGRAVAGEPIGSRIGNPA, encoded by the coding sequence ATGACCTATTCCCGTGTGCTGCTGAAGCTCAGTGGCGAAGCCCTGATGGGTACGCAGGGTTACGGAATCGACCCCGCCATTGTGAATTCAGTCGCGTCCGATGTCGCCAAGGTGGTGGCCGGGGGCACGGAACTGGCCATCGTGGTGGGCGGCGGCAACATCTTCCGTGGCCTCAAGGGTTCTGCGGCTGGAATGGAGCGGGCCACGGCGGACTACGTCGGCATGTTGGCCACGGTGATGAATGCCATCACCTTGCAGGACGGCTTGGAGCGGGCCGGGGTCCCCACCAGGGTGCAAACGGCCATTGCGATGCAGGAAGTTGCGGAGCCCTACATCCGCCGCAAGGCGATGCGCCATCTGGAGAAGGGTCGGGTGGTGGTGTTCGGCGCCGGTTGCGGCAATCCCTTCTTCACCACCGACACCACCGCCGCCCTGCGGGCCGCTGAAATCAATGCCGATGTGGTGTTCAAAGCCACCAAGGTGGATGGTGTGTACGACAAGGATCCGGCCAAACATGCTGATGCGGTGAAGCATGCCCATCTCACCTATCAGGATGTGCTGAGCGGTGAATTGGCCGTGATGGACAGCACCGCCATTGCCTTGTGCAAAGACAACAACATTCCGATTGTTGTTTTCAACCTGTTTGAACCTGGCAACATCGGCAGAGCAGTGGCAGGTGAACCGATCGGATCCCGCATCGGCAATCCCGCCTGA
- the frr gene encoding ribosome recycling factor has translation MSTQDLEASMRKSVEATQRNFNTIRTGRANSSLLDRISVEYYGAETPLKSLATLSTPDSQTIQIQPFDISALASIEKAIAMSELGFTPNNDGKIIRINVPPLTEERRKEFCKLASKYAEEGKVALRNLRRDAIDKIKKQEKDGDFSEDQSRDEQDAVQKTLDTFIAELEKHLADKEADILKV, from the coding sequence ATGTCGACCCAGGACCTCGAAGCCAGCATGCGCAAGTCGGTGGAGGCCACCCAGCGCAACTTCAACACGATCCGCACCGGCCGGGCCAATTCCTCCCTGCTGGATCGGATCAGCGTGGAGTACTACGGCGCCGAGACACCGCTGAAATCACTTGCCACGTTGTCGACCCCGGATTCCCAGACGATCCAGATCCAGCCGTTCGACATCAGTGCTTTGGCCTCAATTGAGAAGGCGATCGCCATGAGCGAACTGGGCTTCACCCCCAACAACGACGGCAAGATCATCCGCATCAACGTGCCGCCCCTCACCGAAGAACGGCGCAAGGAGTTCTGCAAGCTGGCGTCGAAGTACGCAGAAGAAGGCAAGGTGGCCCTGCGCAATCTGCGCCGCGACGCGATCGACAAGATCAAGAAGCAGGAAAAGGACGGCGACTTCTCAGAAGATCAGAGCCGTGATGAACAGGATGCCGTTCAAAAAACCCTCGACACGTTCATCGCCGAACTGGAAAAGCACCTGGCTGACAAGGAAGCCGACATCCTCAAGGTGTGA
- a CDS encoding geranylgeranyl reductase family protein: MSNGSERIHDALIVGSGAAGGAAAFHLAAAGHDVLVLERDAEPRIKHCGGGMAASVQQWFPFSLEPAVEQVIRRVDFSWCLEDPVVAELPGDAPFWIVRRERLDQLLADQAMLARAERRAGVAVNGINRNGDVWEVTATDGRRWQTKAVVIADGSGSPWPQRLGLGAKKPQMASTMSVRLEGQGNLADGSTRFEFGLVKQGFAWAFPIAGGVNIGVGSFIGKQDADPEQVLAQLLPDLGFAADAGMRQRGQLRVWNGHHCLDGVGIVVVGDAASLCDPFLAEGLRPALMSGCEAAAHLNQWLRGDQPDLRGYTQSMRERWGESMAWGRRIAQVFYRFPGVGYQLGIKRPTAPKRIAQILSGEMGYGDIAQRVIRRLLLQRN, encoded by the coding sequence GTGAGCAACGGATCGGAGCGGATCCATGATGCGCTGATCGTCGGGTCCGGTGCCGCGGGAGGTGCGGCAGCGTTTCATCTGGCGGCAGCGGGTCACGACGTGCTGGTGCTGGAGCGCGACGCCGAGCCGCGGATCAAACACTGCGGCGGTGGCATGGCCGCTTCGGTGCAGCAATGGTTCCCGTTTTCATTGGAACCGGCGGTGGAACAGGTGATCCGCCGGGTGGATTTCAGCTGGTGCCTGGAGGATCCGGTGGTCGCGGAACTGCCGGGGGATGCACCGTTCTGGATCGTGCGCCGCGAAAGGCTGGATCAATTGCTGGCGGATCAGGCGATGCTGGCTAGAGCCGAACGACGTGCCGGCGTTGCGGTGAACGGCATCAACCGCAACGGAGACGTGTGGGAGGTGACGGCAACGGATGGTCGCCGTTGGCAGACCAAGGCCGTGGTGATCGCCGATGGGTCGGGGTCACCCTGGCCGCAACGACTTGGGCTAGGAGCCAAGAAACCACAAATGGCCTCCACGATGTCGGTACGACTGGAAGGCCAGGGCAATCTCGCGGATGGCAGCACCCGTTTTGAATTCGGCCTGGTGAAACAGGGCTTCGCCTGGGCGTTTCCGATTGCCGGTGGCGTGAACATCGGCGTGGGCAGCTTCATCGGCAAGCAGGATGCCGATCCGGAGCAGGTGTTGGCGCAACTGCTGCCGGACCTTGGCTTCGCTGCTGATGCCGGCATGCGTCAACGGGGCCAACTGCGGGTTTGGAACGGCCATCACTGCCTTGATGGCGTAGGGATTGTGGTGGTGGGTGATGCTGCGTCACTGTGCGACCCCTTTCTGGCGGAGGGGCTGAGGCCTGCCCTGATGAGTGGCTGTGAAGCTGCCGCTCATCTGAACCAGTGGTTGCGTGGCGACCAGCCTGATCTGCGGGGCTACACCCAAAGCATGCGCGAGCGCTGGGGCGAATCGATGGCCTGGGGCCGGCGCATCGCCCAGGTGTTTTACCGATTCCCTGGTGTGGGCTATCAACTTGGCATCAAGCGCCCCACAGCCCCAAAGCGTATCGCCCAGATCCTCTCCGGCGAGATGGGTTACGGCGACATCGCCCAACGGGTGATCCGCAGGCTGTTGCTGCAACGCAACTAA
- a CDS encoding deoxyribodipyrimidine photo-lyase, giving the protein MSSPQIVWFKRDLRVDDHRPLLEAAAHGPVLPLYVVEPELWQQPDASERQWLFCRESLLELRQALADLGQPLVVRSGDVVRVLERARRQFGIDGLWSHEETGNGWTYQRDKRVGAWAQANGIQWREIPQFGVTRRMRSRNGWAKRWEAQMAEPITPAPAGLPALEGIDPSVIPERPCSDLLSDGCPKRQNGGRSIGLGELRDFLQHRTPRYPRAMSSPNTAFTGCSRLSAYLTWGCLSMREVLQTSRTCSGRGVSSFVSRLHWHCHFIQKLEDQPAIEFSDFHPFMRGIREMDAERLRAWSEGRTGVPFVDACMRALRAHGWINFRMRAMLMSFASYNLWLPWRDSGLHLARQFVDYEPGIHWSQCQMQSGSTSINTIRIYNPIKQGMDHDPEGVFIRQWCPELKEVPTIHIHEPWMLGGGMPAPIVDVTVSMQQAKDRIWAIRRSAGFDRHADAIQRMHGSRKAGLKPTTRRRQQKRSVDGGVQQLSLEL; this is encoded by the coding sequence TTGTCGTCTCCGCAGATCGTCTGGTTTAAGCGCGATCTGCGGGTCGATGACCACCGACCCTTGCTGGAAGCGGCAGCCCATGGGCCTGTGCTTCCGCTCTATGTGGTGGAGCCGGAACTGTGGCAGCAGCCCGATGCTTCCGAGCGGCAGTGGTTGTTTTGCCGTGAGTCGCTGCTGGAGTTGCGCCAGGCCCTGGCGGACCTCGGCCAACCGTTGGTGGTGCGCTCAGGTGATGTTGTGCGGGTGCTGGAGCGGGCCCGACGCCAGTTCGGCATCGATGGGCTGTGGAGCCATGAGGAAACCGGCAACGGCTGGACGTATCAGCGCGACAAACGCGTGGGGGCCTGGGCGCAAGCGAATGGCATTCAGTGGCGTGAAATTCCCCAATTCGGGGTGACGCGGCGGATGCGCAGCCGCAATGGCTGGGCCAAGCGCTGGGAGGCGCAGATGGCGGAGCCGATCACACCAGCCCCTGCTGGCCTGCCCGCTTTGGAGGGCATTGATCCCAGCGTGATTCCGGAGCGGCCCTGTTCAGACCTGCTTTCGGATGGGTGTCCGAAGCGGCAGAACGGTGGGCGGTCGATCGGCCTGGGGGAGTTGCGCGATTTTCTGCAGCACCGGACTCCGCGCTATCCACGGGCGATGTCGAGTCCCAACACGGCATTCACGGGTTGTTCGCGCCTGTCGGCGTACCTCACCTGGGGCTGCCTCTCGATGCGCGAGGTGCTGCAGACCAGCCGCACATGCAGCGGCCGCGGCGTCAGCAGTTTTGTATCACGGCTGCACTGGCACTGCCACTTCATCCAGAAGCTGGAGGATCAGCCGGCGATTGAGTTCAGCGATTTCCATCCGTTCATGCGGGGCATTCGCGAGATGGATGCCGAGCGCTTGAGGGCCTGGAGCGAAGGCCGCACTGGCGTGCCTTTTGTCGATGCCTGCATGCGCGCTCTGCGGGCCCATGGTTGGATCAACTTCCGCATGCGGGCGATGTTGATGTCCTTCGCCAGTTACAACCTCTGGCTGCCCTGGCGGGACAGCGGCCTGCATTTGGCGCGCCAGTTTGTCGATTACGAGCCGGGGATTCACTGGAGCCAGTGTCAGATGCAGTCGGGCAGCACGTCGATCAACACGATTCGGATCTACAACCCGATCAAGCAGGGCATGGACCACGACCCAGAGGGCGTGTTCATCCGTCAGTGGTGCCCAGAACTGAAGGAGGTGCCCACGATTCACATCCATGAGCCCTGGATGTTGGGGGGTGGCATGCCAGCACCGATCGTTGACGTCACCGTGTCGATGCAGCAAGCCAAAGACCGCATCTGGGCGATCCGTCGCTCAGCCGGTTTTGATCGCCATGCCGATGCTATTCAGCGCATGCACGGCTCCCGTAAAGCGGGTCTCAAACCCACCACCCGTCGCCGTCAACAGAAGCGCTCCGTTGACGGCGGGGTGCAACAACTCAGCCTTGAGCTTTAG